The Ignavibacteriales bacterium region GCGATCCTCCTCTTTGAGGTCGAACACATCCTTCAGCGTCGCGTGGACACCCACCTGATATCCGCCATGCGTATGCAGGACCGCCTTGGGCTTTCCAGTCGTGCCGGAAGTGTAGAGAATGAAGAGCGGATCTTCCGCGTCCATGACTTCCGTTTCACATTTTCCTGAGTTCTTCGTCAGTGGCAGGTTCATCAGTTCATGATACCAGAAATCGCGACCGGCTTCCATGTTGACATCGTTGCCGACACGCTTAACGACCACAACGTTTTCCGGAGCGGCAGTCCGCGTGAGGGCTTCGTCCACGATCTTCTTCAGCTCGATGACCTTCCCACCCATGTATCCGCCGTCCGCAGTGATGATAAGTTTCGATTCGCTGTCTTCGATTCGGCCGTGGAGTGCCTCGACCGAGAAGCCGCCATAGACAACCGAATGAACAGCCCCGATTTTCGCACACGCGAGGATGGCGATCCAGGTTTCAGGGATGCGCGGCATGTAAATCGTGACCCGGTCACCCTTGCCGATTCCCATGCTCCTCAGAACGATTGAGAACTTGCATAGCTCGCGATTGAGAGCGTGGTACGAAAAGGTCCGCACCTCGCCGTTTTCCCCCTCCCAGATGAGGGCAAGCTTGTTCCTCCGCCATGTTTTCACGTGCCTGTCGATTGCATTGAGCACGATATTGGTCTTTCCGCCGACGAACCATTTGTAGAAGGGCTTCTGGCTGTCATCGAGAACCTTCTCCCATGGCTGGTACCATTCCAGTTCACGCGCACGGCGTGCCCAGTAGCCTTCCAGATCGTCCGCCGCCTCTTTGTAGACGGCCTCCGGGTCCGGCACATTGGCCTGGGCCACGAATTCTGGAGAAGGAACATAGAACTCACCCTGGAGCTCTTTCTTGTCGGGTTTGGAATTGCTCATGTGAATATCCCTTCCGTCGGTTCTGGAATGGAGGTTGGTGAAATCGTGCTTTGAATTGAATGGTGAGAGACGGTTTTCACTTCACTGTCAACAGCCACGGCCGGGTGGAAAACTGGTCTTCCTGTATAACCCGAATTGCCTGCAAATAATTCCACTCTCCGTCCGATTGTCCCCCTTCTACGCAGGGGGTGGACAGCAAACAGTGAAGTGCAAACCGCTGTATCGTGCGCGTTGGACTGGGACTCTGATCTTCAAGCCCAGAACTCACTTCTCATCTCACAACCTCATACACCATCGTAATCTCATTCTTATTATGCGCCGGGTTCAATCGGTAAAAAACCCAGTCCAGAAAGCTCGGATCGTTGCGCTTTTCGAACATCAACTTCAACGCGAGGGTTGTTTCGATGCGCCGGATGCGTGCGTCCAGGTCTTCGGTCCCGTAGAAAATGACCTGACTGATTGGTGAGGAGGGTTGGGCAAGCTCAGTCTTCACTTCTGCAAGGCGGGCTTCGTCGTTGATCTCGTAGAACGTGACCGGATAATGACCGGAGTAGAAGAACGGGGGCTGCGAAGTGCCGACCCTGCCCCCCACGAGGAGCAGCCCGGTCACCGGTTTCCCGTACAGAGCGTACATCGCCTCGACTCTGGATTTCTTGCCGTAGAAGACGGAGAATGGAATGAGGAGGACCAGATTAGTTGCCCAAAACGAGATCCAGAGACGCCGCAGGCCTGCCGGGTGGCGCGACCAGAAGGGTGATCTTTTGACTTGGTCTTCCCACCCGATGACACCGAGGAGAAGAATTGCGGGAACGACGGGGAGAATGAAACGCTCTTGCTTGTTCGGAAAGTACGAATGCAGGATGAAGAACACGAGCACAGGCGCCACGACCAGGAGAGTCTGGCGCCAGTTCTTCAGAAAGCCGTACAGGAAGAGAACACTCATCGGCGGGAGCAGCGCCCCGATCACCAGGAGCAGGTAGTTGTACCAAGGGCCAGTCGTGTAATCCTCCGCGTGTGAAGCGTTGTACCGCACGTATTCGATAAAGGACGCAAACGGATATCCCCAGGCAAAGATATCGAGACTTCCCTGTATGACACACGCGGCGAGGACAAATCCGACGGCACACCACATCATCTGCCTGTATTCCTTCTTGAAAAGGAACGCAAGTCCCACGGTTCCGGTGATCAGGAGGGTCTGATAGCGAAACGCGAAGGCGAGAGCAAACCACAAACCCGCCGTGAACGCATTGCGGAGGTTTTCACGGGACCTGAGGGAATAGTAGAATCCCGCCATCAGCGGAGGGATACAGACAACTTCGATGAGATTCCGGACACTCAGATATGGCAGCACCCAGAACAACGCGAGGATGAGCCCTGCCTTCTTCGCCGTTTCCCTTGTGCTGACGGCTTCCGCAATCTTGTAGCCGAATACCACAACGAGGAGCGAATAGAGCGCGTGGAGCAATCGGACAACGAACATCTTCGCCTGGGGATCGAAGACCCCGATTGCTTCCAGGAGATTGAAGAGCGCGTAATGGATTGATGGATACAGGATGCTGTGACCGTGCGGGATGACGCGCCCAGTCCAGTAGGTCAGATAGTTCATGATGATGAACGGCTGCTCGATGGGGCCGAAATGATCATCGTGCATGCCGTAACCTTTAGAGAACACGGCTGCGACGAGGCGCGGGACGATCGCAATCAGGACGATTGCCGCCATGGGCCGTTCGTTCCAGAGGCGTTTCACGGATTCGATCATGCCTAGTCTTCAGTCAGAAGGAAACACTCACTGCTTCTTCTTGAACGTCCAGAGGTCGTTGATGAGATAGTTGGAAAAGGTCCCCACTGCGATTCCGATGAGGTTCGAGATCATATAGTGCATCCCGAAAAACTCGGTCAATGCCACCAGAATCAGGTAGTTGCCAAGGAAGGCCGTCGCTCCCGCGCCGATATGATAGCGAACGAGCTTTGTGGACAGCGTACCCTTCTCCGACCTGTCGCGCCATGTCCAGAGGATATTAATCGTGAAGTTGGAGATGATCGACAGTTCGATTGCGATGAGGCTGGCAATAAAATACGGGATTCGTGCAAATTCTGTGAGAAGATAGAGACATCCGACATTGACGAGAACGCCGCTGGCGCCAACAACACCGAATTTTATCAGCCGGGGGCTAAGAACGCTTCTTTTCAGAATCGAGAAGAGACCGACGTTGGAGTCCTTGCTGCCAGTGTCACTCATTGCGCTCCTTCAGGAGAGAATACGGATGGAGGGCAACGTACTGAAAGAGGGGGGCAAAATCAATCGAAAGATAGGGCACGTGAGTAGCAACTCATCCGGATGGACTATGAAACGTGCGCCTGTCTCTTGAACCTCAGGATTTGGGAGAAGTTGCCTGCGAATCGGCTACTCCGTCACATCGGTGAAGAAGAGAGATTCTGAATCGAAGCAATTTCGCAATCCGGTTGGGCGGTGTTCGTCATTGCCCCCGTGCGCATCACGCCAAGTTCATTGGATCCGGTTCGTGCAATGATAAGGACCAGAGCGAGTCATCGCAGAGGGCTTGCGCATTGCCCTTTCATTGCATACTTTCTGAGAGTAATCCGTCCGTTCATTGGGATCATATCATCGTGTTCAAGATCAATAGACAACACAATGTCCTAAGATCGCTTGCAGCGGTCCTTCTGCTTCTTGTCCTGCTCCCCGCCGTCTTCTTTACAGCGTACGAGGTCAGTTCCCTCTCACAGAGCGAGAAACTGGTCGAGCGCACATATCGCCAGCAGCTCGATGCAGCTCTCTTTTCGGTAAACCAGTACGCGTGGGATATAGCAGATGGATGGGCACGGGAGATCAATCGAATCCTGTGGCCTGGCCGTGCTCCAGCCACGCCCCCATCCGCAGCGGATTTCACGTCATTTCTCTCATCCAGCAGCGGGATTCGAGCGCTGTTCCTTGTGGACAGTGCTGGGAGAGCGGTGACGCTTTCGGCTTCAAGACACGAGGACACTACCTCAACGGTAGTGAACAAGGCCGATGTCCTGAAATTGATACGGTCAGAGCAATCCCGCATCACTCGACTTAGCCGCCTTGAAGAAACCGGATACAGAAAAATCGAAGGCGTTTCAGTGGAAAACACGAGGGGTGAACAACATACCGGCCTCTTGTTCATTGCACGTGCTCCGGCGAACGTGAGGGAGATCGTCATCATCATTCTTGACCCCGAGCTGTTCGTCCGGAATTCTCTGCGACAAAAACTCGATGAGACCGCTGGCACCGAGTTCATCCTCTCGGTGGTGCGTAATTCAGATGGTCAACAAGTATATGCAACAGAGTCGCTCTATCCCGGGGATGAGCGCCAGACAAAAGAACTCTGGCTGTTCCCCGGTTACACGCTCGGAATCCGGATGCACGGGGAAACCATCAAAGAACTCGCCCGGGACAGATTTTATCGCAACCTGGCCCTTCTCGTTGCTCTTGACATCATGATTCTGCTCGGTGCCTGGTTCCTCTACCGCACAGTGCGACGCGAAATGGAGCTGGCCCGAATGCAGTCCGATTTCGTCTCGAATGTCTCCCACGAGCTTCGCACGCCACTCTCTCTCATTCGCATGTTCGGGGAAACACTCGAAATGGGTCGCGTGCCAAGCGAGGAGAAGAAACAGGAGTACTACTCGACGATCGTTCGGGAGACCGAACGCCTTACAGGGCTGATCAACAACGTGCTCAGCTTCTCACGGATAGAGTCGGGAAACAAAGCCTATCACCTCACACCCGTCGACATCAACTCCGTCGTCACGCAGGTCCTGGCGTCCTACCAGTCTCAATTCGATCACTTGGGATACGCGGCCGAGAAAGAGTTCGTCCATCCGCTGCCGGACATCATGGCGGACAGTCCGGCAGTCGCTGAGGCCTTACTGAACATCATCGACAACGCGATGAAATATGCCGGCGCGGAGAAATGGATCAAACTACGCACCGGGAGAACGGCACAGAGTGTCTATGTCGAAGTTCACGATAACGGTATCGGCATCGCGGAACAAGATCAAGCGAAAATATTCGAGAAATTCTATCGTGTCTCGACCGGACTGACACATGAAGTGCGGGGCAGCGGGCTTGGGCTGACCCTGGTCCGACACATCATGGATGCGCACCATGGCGAAGTCACTGTTGAAAGCCGCCCCGGGATGGGAAGCACATTCAGGCTCTCCTTCCCCATCGTCACATAGAGAATGCACATCACCATCTGAGAAATTCTATGTCACACATATTAGTTGTTGAAGATGAACGTGAGATGCTGCGTGGGCTCAGGGATAATCTGGAGTTCGAGAACTATCACGTCGATGCTGCAACCGACGGCGAAACAGCGCTCAAAAAGATTATCGACGGTTCATACGACCTCATAATTCTTGACGTCATGCTCCCGCGGCTTTCAGGTCTGGATGTCTGCAAACGTGCTCGCCAGCAGGGAATTTCCACACCCATCATCATGCTGACGGCCCGGGGCGAAGAGATCGACAAGGTCCTTGGCCTTGAGCTTGGCGCGGACGACTACATCACGAAGCCCTTCGGCGTGCGCGAGCTCATGGCCCGCATAAAAGCCGTCATCCGCAGAGCCGAAGGAGTCATGGGAGCTCCGCCAGAGCGGATGGTCGTTGATACGCTCGTTCTGGATTTTACGTCATATACTGCAACGCGGGACAATCGGCCCCTCAACCTGAGCCCCAGAGAATACGAAATCATGAAGTACCTTTGGCTCCATCGGAACAAAGCTGTGTCGCGCGATGAACTCCTCACACAGGTATGGGGATACGACGACTCCATCAGCACGCGAACGGTCGACAATTTCATGCTCAAGCTCCGCCAGAAGATTGAGAAGGATCCCGGCTCGCCAAGGCACATTATCACCATTCACGGCATAGGCTACAAACTCGTTGTGCACTGAGTCGATGTACCCTTGTGGAATGATGCAAAACAGCGGAGACATCTTTTTACAACATTGAAACACGAATGAGACACCTCCCGGTGAATTGACCCGTAACTTCCTTGTGTTGCACGCAGATCACGGGGCAGTCACAAAACCTACCGGGAGAATATCATGAAAACGTATATGGGTGTCGCAATCGTCATGGTCATGGTGGCCACTGCATCAGCAAGGCCGCAAGAATCCGGCGCACTTCATGGAGAACAAGCAGCTGAGCGACGGAGCCAGCGACATGGGAGCATGGCACGGATTGTCGCGAACTACCAGCGATGCCTGGAATCCGACGTGCCGGGAGTTGTCGAAACCGCACTTGGTCACCTCACGTATATGCGCATAGCGTTTCCAAAGATGGATCTCGGCTCTATCCATACAAAACTGGAAGAGCTCGCAGTTCGAGGATCAACCCGGGAGATACGCTACAAAGCCTTCACAGCTCTTGAAGTATTCGGTGAGCCGGCAACATTTCAGCGTTTTATTGAAACCAGGGATGGCAATGGAGACGGAATCCTTGAGGAGATCGCACCCAGGATCCTTCCGCGCACGAACCTGGTTGTGCGGTGACGCAACTGAGCAATGATATTCGGCTCGTTGCTCGTCATTGCATCATGGCTCGCCTGACTCATCGTACGACGCACATTCTATCGCAACTCAGAGGAATCATGCTGACCAGAACTCTTACAGTAGTGTTGTGCCTGACCGGATCCCTGGCACAATCCCCAGGCCAGGCATTGGAGCTGAGACAAGTGCTTGATTTGAGCGGACGTTGGAAATTCGAGCTTGGAGACAACGCAGAGTGGTCCAAATATGAATGTGATGATTCAGAGTGGGATGTGATCCGGGCTCCCTCACCATGGGAGGAGCAGGGGTACCCGGGCTATAATGGATACGCCTGGTACAGGAAGCATTTCAAAGTGAGCAGCCGCTTTCATGACCGACCATTGTATCTGCGGCTGGGTCACATCGACGACGCCGGTGAGATCTATCTGAACGGGAAGATGATCGGTTATGTGGGAATCTTCCCCCCCAGCTTCTATAGCGGTTACGGAATCGATTTCCGATGCCCGGTTCCACAGGATTATTTATTCGACGACGGAGACAATGTTATAGCTGTTCGGGTGTACGACTACAAGCAAGCCGGGGGATTAACACATGGCAACGTAGGATTCTATCAGTCATTGAATTCTCCTGAGCCGGGCCTCGATCTGTCGGGTCAGTGGAAATTCAAAGTCGGCGACAGCAAGGCCTGGGCTGAGAGTTCATTCGATGATTCACGATGGCAGATTCTGAAGGCGCCTCTTATCTGGGACGCTCAGGGCTACAAGGACCATGACGGGTATGCATGGTACAGAATGAAATTCAACGTGCCTCAGGAACTCGCGGGTAAGCGACTCATTCTGCTGATGGGAAAAATCGATGACTGTGATGAAACGTACTTGAACGGCCAGCTCATTGGAAAAACGGGCGATATGAACCATCGGATAGGCAAAGGTGAGATGACGAAAGACTATCAGCAATTGCGTGTATACACGGTTCCTCCCTCCGTGCTGCTCCAGGGTAAAGAAAACACGATCGCTGTAAGAGTCCTTGACGTTTGGATGCACGGCGGTATCTATGAAGGACCGATCGGGCTCATCGAAAAGAGCCGCTACACCTATCCGACTCGGCGCACGAACACGTTTTGGGATTCAATCCGCGATTTTCTTGATAACCTCTGAGAGGAGGCGCAAGGAAGATTCAACCCTTTGAAGCGGCTTGTTCTCGTCACCTCGATTTCATCCTCATCAACAGATCCGACCTACCTCTTCACCTCAGTGAAATGCAGTGAATCTGAGTTCAGACAGTACCGCAGTCCAGTAGGTCTCGGCCCGTCATCAAACACATGCCCAAGGTGCGCGTCGCAACGAGCGCAGTTGATTTCCGTCCGCACCATCCCCCAGCTTTTGTCGGTGATTTCAGAGATATGGTCTTTTCGCACCGGCTGAAAGAAACTCGGCCAGCCAGTTCCGGAATGGAATTTGGAATCGGAAGAGAAGAGCGGGAGTCCGCAACAGATGCAGGAATAGATACCCGGTCGTTTCTCATCATTCAACAATCCACAGAACGGACGCTCCGTTCCCTGTTCACGAGCGATATGATATTGTTCCGGCGTGAGTATTTTTCTCCATTCGGCATCGCTCTTCACTACTTTGGGCGTGCCTTTGGTATAGGTGTCGTGAAGTGTTGACTCAAAGAAAGAGCTATCACGCGATGTCGTCATACGATTTACATCCTTTGAAGTGGATTCCGAGTGTCCAGTCGCCGAACGAGAAATCCCGATCATCGCAAAAAGGGCGACAATAGGGATACTCACGATGCTCTTCAAGGCTCCTCAGCTAGGTTACAATGCTCAACAACAAAGGGAGGGTAACCGTTTCATTTCGGTAGCCCACGGGAGAGAAGTAAACCTGGCGAATGAGTGAAGAAACGAACGAAACGGCGACCTCAAACAGCATTTCGCAATCGGTCCTGCCAAAAGGCGGCGGGACGCAAAGAACGCGCAATCCGTTGGCGGACGCTGCTGCGAACCTCTGTGCTTATCCGACGAAGAATCAGTGACTCCTTAAAAAAGAAATGCGAATCCGGTTTCCCGAATTCGCACAGTTGCTTTTTACTGCCCCATTCCCGTGCACTCCACCTGATTCCCGCTCTACGTTGCCGCACGACCATCCAGCATCGCTGGCGTGAAACCG contains the following coding sequences:
- a CDS encoding glycosyltransferase family 39 protein, with amino-acid sequence MIESVKRLWNERPMAAIVLIAIVPRLVAAVFSKGYGMHDDHFGPIEQPFIIMNYLTYWTGRVIPHGHSILYPSIHYALFNLLEAIGVFDPQAKMFVVRLLHALYSLLVVVFGYKIAEAVSTRETAKKAGLILALFWVLPYLSVRNLIEVVCIPPLMAGFYYSLRSRENLRNAFTAGLWFALAFAFRYQTLLITGTVGLAFLFKKEYRQMMWCAVGFVLAACVIQGSLDIFAWGYPFASFIEYVRYNASHAEDYTTGPWYNYLLLVIGALLPPMSVLFLYGFLKNWRQTLLVVAPVLVFFILHSYFPNKQERFILPVVPAILLLGVIGWEDQVKRSPFWSRHPAGLRRLWISFWATNLVLLIPFSVFYGKKSRVEAMYALYGKPVTGLLLVGGRVGTSQPPFFYSGHYPVTFYEINDEARLAEVKTELAQPSSPISQVIFYGTEDLDARIRRIETTLALKLMFEKRNDPSFLDWVFYRLNPAHNKNEITMVYEVVR
- a CDS encoding response regulator transcription factor, which codes for MSHILVVEDEREMLRGLRDNLEFENYHVDAATDGETALKKIIDGSYDLIILDVMLPRLSGLDVCKRARQQGISTPIIMLTARGEEIDKVLGLELGADDYITKPFGVRELMARIKAVIRRAEGVMGAPPERMVVDTLVLDFTSYTATRDNRPLNLSPREYEIMKYLWLHRNKAVSRDELLTQVWGYDDSISTRTVDNFMLKLRQKIEKDPGSPRHIITIHGIGYKLVVH
- a CDS encoding beta galactosidase jelly roll domain-containing protein — its product is MLTRTLTVVLCLTGSLAQSPGQALELRQVLDLSGRWKFELGDNAEWSKYECDDSEWDVIRAPSPWEEQGYPGYNGYAWYRKHFKVSSRFHDRPLYLRLGHIDDAGEIYLNGKMIGYVGIFPPSFYSGYGIDFRCPVPQDYLFDDGDNVIAVRVYDYKQAGGLTHGNVGFYQSLNSPEPGLDLSGQWKFKVGDSKAWAESSFDDSRWQILKAPLIWDAQGYKDHDGYAWYRMKFNVPQELAGKRLILLMGKIDDCDETYLNGQLIGKTGDMNHRIGKGEMTKDYQQLRVYTVPPSVLLQGKENTIAVRVLDVWMHGGIYEGPIGLIEKSRYTYPTRRTNTFWDSIRDFLDNL
- a CDS encoding GtrA family protein; translation: MSDTGSKDSNVGLFSILKRSVLSPRLIKFGVVGASGVLVNVGCLYLLTEFARIPYFIASLIAIELSIISNFTINILWTWRDRSEKGTLSTKLVRYHIGAGATAFLGNYLILVALTEFFGMHYMISNLIGIAVGTFSNYLINDLWTFKKKQ
- a CDS encoding HAMP domain-containing sensor histidine kinase → MFKINRQHNVLRSLAAVLLLLVLLPAVFFTAYEVSSLSQSEKLVERTYRQQLDAALFSVNQYAWDIADGWAREINRILWPGRAPATPPSAADFTSFLSSSSGIRALFLVDSAGRAVTLSASRHEDTTSTVVNKADVLKLIRSEQSRITRLSRLEETGYRKIEGVSVENTRGEQHTGLLFIARAPANVREIVIIILDPELFVRNSLRQKLDETAGTEFILSVVRNSDGQQVYATESLYPGDERQTKELWLFPGYTLGIRMHGETIKELARDRFYRNLALLVALDIMILLGAWFLYRTVRREMELARMQSDFVSNVSHELRTPLSLIRMFGETLEMGRVPSEEKKQEYYSTIVRETERLTGLINNVLSFSRIESGNKAYHLTPVDINSVVTQVLASYQSQFDHLGYAAEKEFVHPLPDIMADSPAVAEALLNIIDNAMKYAGAEKWIKLRTGRTAQSVYVEVHDNGIGIAEQDQAKIFEKFYRVSTGLTHEVRGSGLGLTLVRHIMDAHHGEVTVESRPGMGSTFRLSFPIVT
- the msrB gene encoding peptide-methionine (R)-S-oxide reductase MsrB, with protein sequence MTTSRDSSFFESTLHDTYTKGTPKVVKSDAEWRKILTPEQYHIAREQGTERPFCGLLNDEKRPGIYSCICCGLPLFSSDSKFHSGTGWPSFFQPVRKDHISEITDKSWGMVRTEINCARCDAHLGHVFDDGPRPTGLRYCLNSDSLHFTEVKR